The following are encoded in a window of Paenibacillus polymyxa genomic DNA:
- a CDS encoding serine/threonine protein kinase produces MIVDTSGNLLARNTKLRNTYQIRSALSRSELAIVYTARLLDNREKVIVKEFFPNALALRGMDRKTVTCGTSMQSKYVEFMHYFLREGQMLKELSHPGIVGYIDHFEENGTAYLVMEYCAGKTLDRMMKEEAVPTSDPTFLYHTVLPLIDAMEYIHDKGIIHRDIKPGNIMIGENGNIKLIDFGSAVHFEGKEHPIFTTAGYSPLEFYSNRSQQGPVSDIYSLAATLYYCRKGTPPPDVPGRLFADHSERIQIENAGLSLLPYVIRRGLEVQANKRCRSLRWFKAALRAEYWIKKGKRPTLTVH; encoded by the coding sequence ATGATCGTGGATACAAGCGGGAATCTGCTTGCCCGCAATACGAAGCTGCGAAATACATATCAAATTCGAAGCGCCTTGTCCCGCAGTGAGCTGGCCATCGTGTATACGGCAAGGCTGTTGGATAACCGAGAAAAGGTCATTGTGAAGGAATTTTTTCCGAATGCCCTGGCTTTGCGAGGGATGGATCGAAAAACGGTCACTTGCGGTACTTCTATGCAATCCAAATACGTGGAGTTTATGCATTATTTTTTGCGTGAAGGGCAAATGTTGAAGGAGTTAAGTCATCCGGGAATTGTCGGTTATATAGATCACTTTGAGGAAAATGGAACAGCCTATCTGGTCATGGAATACTGTGCAGGCAAGACATTGGATCGAATGATGAAAGAAGAAGCTGTGCCAACATCTGATCCCACTTTTTTGTACCACACGGTGCTACCTTTAATTGATGCCATGGAGTACATTCACGACAAAGGAATTATTCACCGGGATATTAAGCCGGGCAACATTATGATTGGGGAAAATGGCAACATCAAGCTGATTGATTTTGGTTCGGCTGTGCATTTTGAAGGCAAAGAGCATCCGATCTTTACTACGGCGGGCTATTCTCCGCTGGAATTTTACTCTAATCGTTCGCAGCAGGGGCCTGTGTCGGATATCTATAGTTTGGCCGCCACGCTGTATTATTGCCGAAAAGGAACACCTCCGCCAGATGTGCCAGGCCGATTGTTTGCAGATCATTCTGAGCGGATTCAGATTGAAAATGCGGGACTTTCTCTGCTGCCGTATGTCATTCGGCGTGGTCTGGAGGTACAGGCTAACAAGCGTTGCCGTTCACTTCGATGGTTTAAAGCCGCACTACGTGCGGAATATTGGATAAAAAAAGGGAAGCGCCCTACTCTTACGGTTCATTAA
- a CDS encoding OFA family MFS transporter, which translates to MKTNSGNRWLVVLGTIIVQMGLGTIYTWSLFNQPLVDRFGWNLSSVAITFSITSFALAFATLFAGKLQDKWGLRRLILCAGVVLGAGLMLSSQVTSLSLLYILAGIVVGFADGTAYITSLSNLIKWFPEKKGLISGISVGAYGTGSLIFKYINGSLIQSVGVSQAFLYWGMIVLIMIVGGSFLVREAVVVNKPSVQNGVVQRDYTVKEMLRTKQAYLLFVMFFTACMSGLYLIGVVKDIGVRMAGLDVATAANAVAMVAIFNTAGRIILGALSDKVGRLKVVAGALLTTAVAVTVLSLVPLNFGLFFACVAGIAFCFGGNITVFPAIVADFFGLKNQSKNYGVVYQGFGLGALAGSFIAALLGGFIPTFTTIAVLCVVSFLIALTIRTPEQGKGKLRSERKKNTNSVRSMKPGTKLG; encoded by the coding sequence ATGAAAACAAACAGCGGAAACCGTTGGCTGGTTGTACTTGGAACGATTATTGTCCAGATGGGATTAGGAACCATTTACACATGGAGTTTATTTAATCAACCGTTGGTGGACCGCTTTGGCTGGAACCTCAGTTCGGTCGCCATTACATTTTCAATTACCAGTTTTGCACTGGCGTTTGCTACGTTATTCGCAGGCAAGCTACAGGATAAATGGGGACTACGTCGTCTGATTTTGTGTGCAGGTGTCGTCTTAGGAGCCGGTCTCATGCTCAGTTCGCAGGTAACATCGCTGTCCCTGCTTTACATTTTGGCGGGTATTGTTGTAGGTTTTGCGGATGGAACGGCATATATTACATCACTGTCGAATCTGATTAAATGGTTTCCTGAGAAAAAAGGACTTATTTCCGGTATTTCGGTTGGGGCATATGGAACAGGCAGTCTTATATTCAAGTATATTAATGGTTCGTTGATTCAGTCCGTTGGCGTATCACAAGCGTTTTTATATTGGGGAATGATCGTGCTGATTATGATTGTGGGTGGTTCCTTCCTGGTAAGAGAAGCTGTAGTCGTGAACAAGCCTTCGGTACAAAATGGGGTTGTACAGCGAGATTACACCGTCAAAGAAATGCTGCGCACTAAGCAGGCATATCTGTTGTTCGTAATGTTCTTTACCGCTTGTATGAGTGGTCTCTACCTGATTGGGGTAGTCAAAGATATCGGCGTACGGATGGCCGGCCTAGATGTAGCAACAGCTGCTAATGCGGTCGCTATGGTCGCAATTTTCAACACGGCGGGCCGGATCATACTGGGTGCGCTATCGGATAAAGTAGGTCGTCTGAAAGTAGTAGCGGGTGCGTTGCTGACAACGGCGGTCGCAGTCACAGTGCTGAGTCTGGTACCGCTGAATTTTGGTTTATTCTTTGCCTGTGTAGCAGGAATTGCTTTTTGCTTCGGCGGCAACATTACAGTCTTTCCTGCCATTGTAGCTGATTTCTTCGGTCTGAAAAATCAAAGCAAAAACTATGGTGTTGTGTATCAAGGCTTTGGCCTCGGTGCGCTGGCGGGGTCATTTATCGCAGCCTTGCTTGGTGGATTCATCCCGACCTTTACCACGATTGCTGTGCTGTGTGTCGTATCGTTCCTAATTGCCCTCACCATTCGCACCCCAGAACAAGGCAAAGGCAAACTGCGCAGTGAACGGAAGAAAAATACCAACAGTGTGCGCAGCATGAAGCCTGGAACGAAACTGGGTTAA
- a CDS encoding LytR/AlgR family response regulator transcription factor translates to MKAIIVEDELPAREELEYLIQTHSNIEVTDSFEDGLDVFRFLQDQETDAIFLDINIPSLDGMLLAQNISKFAKKPYIIFTTAYKEHAAQAFELEAFDYILKPYDEKRIASMLRKLENAYEQQNVPIQEPVQTAQPRAAEASTVAAPGRINLLKNDKIIVTDANDIYYACAQEKVTRVFTRHEEYTMPMSISEFHARLPQQDFFRCHRSYTVNLSQIREIVPWFNHTYLLRLRGLEAEIPVSRSKAKEFRQIMRL, encoded by the coding sequence ATGAAGGCCATAATTGTAGAAGACGAGCTTCCGGCACGTGAAGAGCTGGAGTATCTTATTCAGACTCATAGCAACATTGAGGTGACTGATAGTTTCGAGGATGGGCTAGATGTGTTTCGGTTTCTGCAAGATCAGGAGACGGACGCGATCTTTCTGGACATTAACATTCCTTCATTGGACGGGATGCTACTGGCACAGAACATTAGCAAATTTGCCAAAAAGCCCTATATTATTTTTACGACCGCCTATAAAGAACATGCGGCGCAGGCTTTTGAACTGGAGGCGTTCGACTACATCCTCAAACCATATGATGAAAAAAGGATCGCATCTATGCTACGTAAGCTGGAAAATGCTTATGAGCAGCAGAACGTTCCAATACAGGAGCCTGTCCAGACGGCGCAACCCCGAGCTGCCGAAGCCAGCACCGTTGCTGCGCCAGGTCGTATTAATCTGCTGAAAAATGACAAAATCATCGTAACGGATGCAAACGATATTTACTATGCGTGTGCGCAGGAAAAGGTGACCCGTGTCTTTACAAGGCACGAAGAATATACGATGCCGATGAGCATTTCGGAATTTCATGCCCGGCTGCCGCAGCAGGACTTTTTCCGCTGTCACCGATCGTACACGGTGAATCTGTCGCAGATCCGTGAAATTGTACCTTGGTTTAATCATACGTATCTCTTGCGTTTGCGTGGACTAGAAGCTGAAATTCCGGTAAGCCGTAGCAAGGCCAAGGAATTTCGGCAAATTATGCGACTTTAA
- a CDS encoding sensor histidine kinase, translated as MNALLEMLMQLFERAALLLICLFFITRIPRFKETLQKNSHSPAELTLLTLIFCMFALFGTYTGIEVEGSLVNVRIIAIMAGGILFGPWVGIVTGIVSGIHRYLIDIGGVTSIPCLITSILAGVVSGYIGRRVNRSKRWLVGIAAGMVCEALTMLLILVMAQPHGLGVDIVSKIGLPMIIGEVSIGLIVLLIQSVEGEKENIAARQAKLALDIANKTLPYFRSINAESLHTICSIIKEDIKADAVAITDTRDVLAYVGFGEERYHIGDEIISDVTKSTIRSGKITIRNHIADDKTPQIQSLLIIPLEERGEVTGTLKIYYRKAYKITYPLQTMAIGLSQIISTLMEVSRVEQIKEAANKAELKALQTKINPHFLFNALNAIASTTRTKPDKARELIINLSGYLRYNLELNDDLIEIHKELQQVSDYVEIEKARFGNRLQVEYVMDEVSVRIPSLIIQPLVENAINHGILKKKGSGTVTISVKDRGEKVRISVADTGVGIRDDVVDNLYHDRVPAKQIGLYNVHRRLKLMYGEGVIILKHEPGTEVYFDIPKEKS; from the coding sequence GTGAACGCCTTGTTGGAAATGCTGATGCAGCTATTTGAGCGCGCAGCGTTGTTACTGATTTGTTTGTTTTTTATTACACGTATCCCACGATTTAAGGAAACCTTGCAAAAGAACAGTCATTCCCCGGCAGAGCTAACCTTACTAACGTTGATTTTTTGCATGTTTGCACTGTTCGGTACGTACACCGGGATTGAAGTCGAAGGTTCGCTGGTTAACGTTCGAATCATTGCAATTATGGCGGGCGGTATTTTGTTTGGACCCTGGGTTGGGATCGTTACAGGTATTGTATCAGGTATCCATCGTTATCTAATTGATATCGGGGGAGTGACCTCGATTCCGTGTCTGATTACAAGTATTCTGGCAGGTGTGGTGTCAGGATATATCGGTCGCCGGGTTAATCGTTCCAAGAGATGGCTGGTCGGTATCGCCGCAGGTATGGTCTGTGAAGCGTTGACGATGCTGCTCATTCTGGTGATGGCACAACCCCATGGCCTTGGTGTGGACATCGTTTCCAAGATCGGTCTACCTATGATTATCGGAGAAGTCAGTATCGGTTTAATCGTTCTGTTGATCCAGAGTGTGGAGGGGGAAAAGGAGAATATCGCGGCCAGACAGGCCAAGCTGGCACTGGATATTGCCAATAAGACGTTGCCTTATTTTCGCTCCATTAATGCGGAATCCTTGCATACCATTTGTTCGATCATAAAAGAAGATATCAAGGCAGACGCGGTAGCGATTACCGATACCAGAGATGTGCTGGCCTATGTCGGTTTTGGGGAAGAGCGTTATCACATCGGAGATGAGATTATTAGCGATGTGACTAAATCGACGATCCGCAGCGGTAAAATCACGATCCGCAACCATATTGCAGACGATAAAACACCCCAAATCCAGTCTTTGCTCATTATCCCGTTAGAGGAGCGGGGAGAAGTAACTGGAACCTTGAAGATTTATTATCGCAAAGCTTATAAAATCACGTATCCGTTGCAGACGATGGCGATTGGCTTGTCTCAAATCATTTCCACGTTAATGGAAGTGTCGCGTGTGGAGCAAATTAAGGAAGCGGCGAATAAAGCCGAGCTAAAGGCGCTCCAAACGAAAATTAATCCCCATTTTCTGTTTAACGCGCTGAACGCCATTGCCTCTACGACACGCACCAAGCCGGATAAGGCACGAGAGCTGATCATTAATTTATCGGGCTACCTGCGCTATAATTTGGAACTGAATGATGATTTGATCGAAATTCATAAAGAGCTTCAGCAGGTGTCTGATTACGTGGAAATTGAGAAAGCACGCTTCGGCAACCGGCTTCAGGTAGAATATGTAATGGATGAGGTGTCTGTGCGTATTCCAAGTCTTATTATCCAGCCCCTGGTTGAGAATGCGATTAATCACGGAATCCTCAAGAAAAAGGGGTCAGGTACAGTAACTATTTCTGTAAAGGATCGTGGAGAAAAGGTGCGTATTTCTGTGGCGGATACCGGGGTAGGTATACGGGATGATGTTGTGGATAACCTCTATCATGATCGGGTTCCGGCTAAACAGATCGGCTTGTACAATGTGCACAGACGGCTCAAGCTTATGTACGGCGAGGGAGTTATTATTCTAAAGCATGAGCCGGGCACCGAAGTTTATTTTGACATACCAAAGGAGAAGTCATGA